The Winogradskyella schleiferi genome has a window encoding:
- a CDS encoding beta-ketoacyl-[acyl-carrier-protein] synthase family protein, producing the protein MSKGVAITGMGIISAIGNNVEENYSSLIEGKIGISRISKIQTNHKDDIMVGEIAFTNQELEQQIGLSSNNNYSRTAFLGVIAAKEALDNAGISDINKYKTGLISATSVGGMDMTEAYYYDYPKDKSIQKYIEGHHAGDSTQKIAEQLGIEQSLVTTISTACSSAANAIMLGARLIKSGKLDRVIVGGADCLSKFTINGFKSLMILSDTYNSPFDENRKGLNLGEAAAFLVLESDKVIESENKPVLAYVKGYGNANDAYHQTASSDNGEGATLAMQQALKVADLSSDDISYINAHGTATGNNDLSEGRAILRVFENSVPDFSSTKAYTGHTLAAAGAIEAVYSILALQNNVVYPNLNFKTQMKEFSITPQLELKEKDLQTIMSNSFGFGGNCSTLIFSKKQ; encoded by the coding sequence ATGAGTAAAGGTGTCGCTATTACTGGAATGGGAATTATTTCTGCAATTGGAAACAATGTAGAGGAAAATTACTCATCGCTAATAGAAGGCAAAATTGGGATTTCAAGAATTTCCAAAATTCAAACCAATCATAAGGATGACATCATGGTTGGCGAAATTGCTTTTACCAACCAAGAATTAGAACAACAAATCGGTCTTTCCTCAAACAACAATTATTCCAGAACGGCATTTCTAGGTGTTATTGCCGCTAAAGAAGCGCTCGATAATGCTGGAATTTCAGATATTAACAAGTACAAAACGGGCTTAATTTCAGCAACTAGTGTTGGTGGAATGGACATGACCGAAGCCTACTATTACGATTATCCTAAAGATAAATCCATTCAAAAGTATATAGAAGGCCATCACGCTGGCGATTCTACCCAAAAAATCGCTGAGCAATTAGGTATCGAGCAAAGTTTAGTGACTACCATAAGTACCGCATGTTCTTCTGCGGCCAATGCTATAATGCTTGGTGCACGATTAATAAAATCTGGAAAACTAGACAGGGTGATCGTTGGTGGTGCAGACTGCTTATCGAAATTTACAATTAACGGTTTTAAATCGTTGATGATTTTATCCGATACTTATAATTCGCCATTCGATGAGAATCGAAAAGGTCTAAATTTAGGAGAAGCGGCTGCTTTTCTAGTATTGGAATCAGATAAGGTTATAGAATCCGAAAATAAACCTGTTTTGGCCTATGTGAAAGGTTATGGTAATGCCAATGACGCTTATCATCAAACGGCATCGTCCGACAATGGGGAAGGCGCAACCTTAGCCATGCAACAAGCATTAAAAGTTGCCGATCTATCTTCAGATGATATTAGTTATATCAATGCACATGGAACCGCAACGGGAAATAACGATTTATCTGAAGGTAGAGCCATACTAAGAGTTTTTGAAAATAGTGTTCCCGATTTTAGTTCAACAAAAGCCTATACTGGACATACGCTTGCGGCCGCTGGAGCTATTGAAGCTGTATATTCAATTTTAGCACTTCAAAATAATGTGGTTTATCCTAATTTGAATTTTAAAACCCAAATGAAGGAATTTAGCATAACGCCACAATTAGAACTTAAAGAAAAAGACTTACAAACCATTATGTCAAATTCTTTTGGTTTTGGTGGAAATTGTTCAACCCTAATTTTTTCAAAAAAACAATGA
- a CDS encoding beta-ketoacyl synthase N-terminal-like domain-containing protein yields the protein MKKVYINSVCSISSQKTFDNSVFLDDIIFHEDNVIPAVNPNYRDFIPPAESRRMARGVKMGVAASKIALKEADLETVDAIITGTGMGCQRDSEKFLSALIDNDEQFLTPTSFIQSTHNTVGGQIALSLQCKGYNFTYVHSSISFESAVLDAKLMLENDEANHILVGGVDEIGDYTATLHKLINHIKAEKIGSKKLLQSQTAGTISSEGGNFFVLSNEMKTSSYAEIVAIDTYNTLGDSKITELAKTFLQENNLDLAAVDLVVLGNNGDVTYDGFYNELSSGIFKNTQQVYYKHLCGEFMTASSFGVWLASKILKTQKLPEVVKLNDLQVSNYKTILLYNQYRGENHSFTLLRKC from the coding sequence ATGAAAAAGGTTTATATAAATAGCGTTTGCTCTATTTCATCACAGAAAACCTTTGATAATTCAGTGTTTTTAGATGATATCATTTTTCATGAGGATAATGTAATTCCTGCCGTGAATCCTAACTATAGGGATTTTATTCCTCCAGCCGAATCCCGTAGAATGGCAAGAGGTGTTAAAATGGGCGTTGCGGCTTCAAAAATCGCTTTAAAAGAAGCGGATTTAGAAACTGTGGATGCCATAATCACAGGAACAGGAATGGGCTGCCAGAGAGATTCTGAAAAGTTTTTGAGTGCACTCATTGATAATGATGAACAATTTTTAACACCAACGTCATTTATTCAATCAACACACAACACAGTGGGAGGACAAATAGCGTTAAGTCTGCAATGTAAAGGGTATAACTTTACCTATGTGCATTCAAGTATTTCTTTTGAGTCGGCTGTTTTGGATGCTAAATTGATGTTGGAAAACGATGAAGCCAACCATATATTAGTTGGCGGTGTTGATGAAATTGGAGATTACACAGCTACGTTACATAAACTTATCAATCATATAAAGGCAGAGAAAATAGGGTCTAAAAAGTTGTTGCAATCGCAGACAGCAGGTACTATATCTAGCGAAGGTGGAAATTTCTTTGTGTTATCAAATGAAATGAAAACGTCTAGCTATGCTGAAATTGTTGCTATAGATACCTATAATACCTTAGGAGATTCAAAAATAACCGAGCTTGCCAAAACCTTCTTACAAGAAAATAACTTGGACCTTGCAGCTGTTGATTTAGTCGTTTTAGGAAATAATGGTGATGTTACTTATGATGGGTTTTATAATGAATTAAGTTCGGGGATTTTCAAGAATACGCAACAAGTATATTATAAACATTTGTGCGGCGAATTTATGACCGCATCCTCATTCGGCGTTTGGTTGGCATCAAAAATTCTAAAAACCCAAAAGCTTCCTGAAGTTGTAAAACTTAACGATTTGCAAGTTTCAAATTATAAAACTATTTTACTATACAATCAGTATCGTGGAGAAAATCATAGTTTTACTTTACTTCGTAAATGCTAA
- a CDS encoding polysaccharide deacetylase family protein yields MHSNKSIKENQVAITFDDGPHPEFTPKALELLKKHNAKATFFCIGKYIEAYPEVFNDILEQGHTVGNHTYSHGNNFGFLKTENVIKELQQTNKIVKDSKGLTMKLYRPAFAVTNPRIKKAIIATQLQPIGWRVRSLDTTSRTAEAIFKRTTKNLSKGDVILLHDTSSKSIVVLERLLLFLQEQHIESVTVDSLFNIKAYA; encoded by the coding sequence TTGCATTCCAATAAATCAATTAAGGAGAACCAAGTAGCCATAACATTTGATGATGGTCCACATCCAGAATTCACACCTAAAGCACTTGAGCTTTTAAAAAAACACAATGCCAAAGCTACATTTTTCTGTATCGGAAAATATATTGAAGCGTATCCGGAAGTGTTCAACGACATCTTAGAGCAAGGTCATACTGTTGGAAATCATACCTATTCCCATGGAAATAATTTTGGTTTTCTTAAAACTGAAAACGTAATTAAAGAATTGCAACAAACAAATAAAATTGTAAAAGATAGCAAAGGTCTCACCATGAAACTTTACCGACCAGCTTTTGCTGTCACTAATCCAAGAATAAAAAAAGCAATTATAGCCACTCAATTGCAACCCATTGGTTGGCGTGTTCGCTCATTGGATACCACTTCCAGAACGGCTGAAGCCATTTTTAAACGCACAACCAAAAATCTTTCTAAAGGCGATGTGATTTTACTTCATGATACAAGTTCAAAATCAATAGTGGTGTTGGAACGGTTATTGCTATTTTTACAAGAACAACATATCGAATCTGTTACTGTGGATTCTTTATTCAACATCAAAGCTTATGCGTAA
- a CDS encoding LolA family protein produces the protein MRNIVYILCFMVTALNAQTKMSNAESADLKAKVKAQAFAISTLTSDFTQYKHLDFLANDIVTSGKLAYKSPNMVKWEYLNPFKYSVLFKNDKLFINDEGNKSDVDLSSNKMFKQLNILIINSVKGDMFDDDKFEIAYFKKDKNGEVHFSPKDNEFAKYIKSFHILFNDEGAVMELKMIEPSEDYTRIVFSNRKINTKLSDALFTE, from the coding sequence ATGCGTAATATTGTTTATATCCTATGCTTTATGGTTACTGCGTTAAATGCGCAGACCAAAATGAGTAATGCAGAATCGGCTGATTTAAAGGCCAAAGTCAAAGCACAAGCCTTTGCTATAAGCACTTTAACGAGTGACTTTACGCAATATAAGCATCTAGATTTTTTAGCCAACGATATTGTGACTTCAGGGAAACTGGCCTATAAATCGCCTAATATGGTAAAATGGGAGTATTTGAATCCTTTTAAATATTCGGTTTTGTTCAAAAACGATAAACTCTTTATTAATGATGAAGGCAACAAAAGTGACGTTGATTTGAGTTCTAATAAGATGTTTAAACAACTCAACATACTCATCATAAATAGTGTAAAAGGAGATATGTTTGATGATGATAAATTCGAGATTGCCTATTTTAAAAAAGATAAAAACGGCGAAGTGCATTTTAGCCCTAAAGACAATGAATTTGCAAAATATATAAAGTCATTTCATATTTTGTTTAATGACGAAGGCGCTGTTATGGAATTAAAAATGATTGAACCTTCTGAAGATTACACCAGAATTGTTTTTAGCAACAGAAAAATAAACACCAAGTTATCTGATGCGCTATTTACTGAATAG
- a CDS encoding porin family protein, whose protein sequence is MKNLFLVLAFITISSTVVSQVEIRPGVRGGVNFANLTNSNFDDKVDFYIGGFAAIKLANFYTLQPEINYSRQGGKAKFSGFENLEIQYVGMAITNKFAPFKDMGLNFIIGPAINIKVGDNLNSFNDDLEDFDFLFFGGLGYEFPFGLGVEARYNIGIVDVFGRNVNTDDYDDTNIDNLVLNKVFQIGATYKFDFK, encoded by the coding sequence ATGAAAAACTTATTTCTAGTATTAGCGTTTATTACCATTAGTTCAACCGTAGTTTCTCAAGTCGAAATTAGACCAGGTGTAAGAGGCGGAGTTAATTTTGCCAATCTTACCAATTCGAATTTTGATGATAAGGTAGATTTTTACATTGGTGGATTTGCCGCTATTAAATTAGCCAATTTCTACACACTTCAACCAGAAATAAACTACTCAAGACAAGGTGGTAAAGCAAAATTTTCGGGATTTGAAAACCTCGAGATTCAATATGTGGGTATGGCTATAACAAACAAATTCGCGCCTTTTAAGGACATGGGGCTAAATTTCATTATTGGACCTGCAATAAACATTAAAGTGGGAGATAATTTGAATAGCTTTAATGATGACTTAGAAGATTTTGACTTTTTGTTTTTTGGAGGTTTAGGTTATGAGTTCCCTTTCGGGCTGGGAGTTGAAGCAAGATATAATATCGGGATAGTTGATGTTTTTGGTAGAAACGTTAACACCGACGATTACGACGATACTAATATTGATAATTTAGTGTTAAACAAGGTGTTTCAAATTGGAGCAACCTATAAATTCGATTTCAAATGA
- a CDS encoding hotdog family protein, protein MSKLDNLYQLDDLRVVDTSATAKITINKDHIVFDGHFPDNPVMPGVCMMQIIKEITEKITEKTLFMQSASNIKFMAIINPFKTPKLELQLEITETDEGYKVRNTSKFEETVALKSTSNFVTK, encoded by the coding sequence ATGAGCAAATTAGATAACCTATATCAATTAGACGATTTACGTGTTGTAGATACGTCTGCCACAGCTAAAATCACAATTAACAAAGACCATATCGTTTTTGATGGACATTTCCCAGACAATCCAGTAATGCCAGGTGTTTGTATGATGCAAATTATTAAAGAAATTACGGAGAAGATTACCGAGAAAACCTTGTTTATGCAGTCTGCCAGTAATATTAAATTTATGGCTATAATCAACCCGTTTAAGACACCAAAATTAGAATTGCAACTCGAAATTACCGAAACCGACGAAGGTTATAAAGTTAGAAACACGTCTAAATTTGAAGAGACTGTGGCTTTAAAATCCACGTCTAATTTCGTAACGAAATAA
- a CDS encoding DUF2062 domain-containing protein, whose translation MNNQLVQQKITDLKVCVLIPTYNNELTLKRVIDGVLQYTQNIIVVNDGSTDSTSTILENYPNLEHIQFTQNKGKGQALRAGFKHAKSLDYDYVITIDSDGQHFPKDIPTFINALENSDDKNILLIGARNMNQEDVPKKSSFGNKFSNFWYWVETGIKLQDTQSGFRLYPIHHFKNLKFYTNKFEFEIEVIVKAAWNGSQVKNIPIHISYDETERVSHFRPFKDFSRISVLNTWLVILTFLYVKPRNFFRKIKKKGLKRFLFEDVIGSNDSPQKKALSIALGIFVGITPLWGFHTIIVISLALLLKLNKTIAFAFSNVSLPPFIPFIVLGSFILGNIILGQNETYSFATITTDFEVLKHLKTYIVGSFALAAVSAVIAGLLSYIIFLILRKKKVRVTNA comes from the coding sequence GTGAATAACCAACTTGTCCAACAAAAAATTACCGATTTAAAGGTATGTGTGTTAATCCCAACATACAATAACGAGTTGACTTTAAAACGCGTTATTGATGGCGTTTTACAATACACACAGAACATTATTGTGGTTAATGACGGTTCTACCGATTCCACGTCAACAATTCTTGAAAACTATCCCAATCTCGAACACATTCAATTTACTCAAAACAAAGGTAAAGGGCAAGCGTTGCGTGCAGGATTTAAACATGCTAAAAGTTTAGATTATGACTACGTGATAACTATAGATTCAGATGGTCAGCATTTTCCAAAGGATATTCCTACTTTTATCAATGCATTGGAAAATTCTGACGATAAAAACATCCTGCTCATTGGAGCTCGGAACATGAATCAGGAAGACGTCCCAAAGAAAAGTAGTTTTGGTAATAAATTTTCTAACTTTTGGTATTGGGTAGAAACAGGTATAAAATTACAGGACACACAATCTGGATTTCGATTGTATCCGATTCATCATTTTAAAAACCTAAAATTTTATACCAATAAATTCGAATTTGAAATTGAAGTCATTGTCAAAGCTGCTTGGAATGGTTCCCAAGTCAAAAATATCCCTATCCACATCTCCTATGACGAAACCGAACGTGTTTCCCATTTTAGGCCGTTTAAGGATTTTTCACGTATAAGCGTTTTAAATACATGGTTGGTTATTCTTACATTTTTGTATGTCAAACCAAGAAACTTTTTCAGGAAAATAAAAAAAAAAGGATTAAAACGATTTCTATTCGAAGATGTTATTGGCAGTAATGATTCACCTCAAAAAAAAGCACTATCCATCGCTTTAGGTATTTTTGTTGGAATTACGCCACTTTGGGGTTTTCATACCATTATCGTCATTTCCTTGGCTTTACTTCTGAAATTAAATAAAACCATCGCCTTTGCCTTTTCCAATGTCAGTCTTCCGCCTTTTATTCCATTTATAGTGTTGGGAAGTTTTATTTTGGGAAACATAATCCTCGGTCAAAATGAAACCTATAGCTTCGCCACTATCACAACCGATTTTGAAGTATTAAAACACCTAAAGACTTATATAGTCGGAAGTTTTGCCTTGGCGGCAGTTTCGGCAGTTATCGCAGGCCTATTGAGCTATATTATATTTTTAATCCTTCGGAAGAAAAAAGTACGTGTGACCAATGCATAA
- a CDS encoding MMPL family transporter: protein MHNFFYNTYQYFVSRKWLGLGILVIVFASLIFVASKIQFEEDINKLIPTNKDNEEFQKVLKNVNFTDKIIVNITKENDASVDDLTNYASQFIDSINQSSSKYIEKIQGRVNSDDIQGTANFIYQYLPLFLDESDYETIANKIEKDSIEATTLKNYKTLISPSGLIAKDFILKDPLGLSFIALKKLRELNFGDSFTLQNGFLVSKDEQHILLFITPALETNETAENSLFVEELYATNAKLNESFKGKVSSEYFGGTLIAVANANQIKSDIQVTISIALSILLLIFIFFYRKLTVPIILFVPTIFGGLLAIVILFLIREKISAISLGIGSILLGVTLDYSLHILTHIRSNNNVKNLYKEIAKPILMSSTTTALAFLCLLFINSQSLQDLGIFAAISVMGASFFALFFIPQVYKDQSQKVSKTTVFDKIAAYNIHQNKWVVIVLVVFFVGSLFTYNKVIFNKDLSQLNYYPKDLRTAELRLDNLINSTSKSIYIAAYGNSEESTLEVNDQILEKLDSLKAENKLINFSSIGTFVHSKKQQIQQIEKWHSFWDAKTIQNTKDNLIESGTTLGFKPETFKNFYALLHTNFEPIAIEDYKAIHTFSVDDYIATKDNYTTITTLVKVEDGDAVMAAFKNAAQTLVIDRKQMNETFLGNLKTDFNSLIGYSLVVVIVLLILFYKSFSLTLVTGIPICLTWLLTVGIMGLFHLEFNIFNIIISTFIFGLGIDYSIFVTNGLLHEYKTGEESLATHKTSILLSVITTILGVGVLVFAKHPALYSISIVCLIGILSAVLIAFTIQPLLFKLFIGSRTKRPISFRLLIHSILSFGYFGSGGLFISLISATLLKIIPVSKKVKMRWFHKAVSKFMKSVLYTNPFLKKTVLNPTNETFEKPALIISNHTSFLDILAVGMLHPKIIFLVNDWVYNSPVFGKAVQAAGFYPVSSGIENGVSHLQEKINQGYTLMVFPEGTRSTTNKMKRFHKGAFYVAEQLNLDIIPILIHGNSEINPKGSALIRNGNLTLKILDRIPIDNKSYGDTYKQRTKNISAHFKHEFMKFREAVESDIYFRDNLFDEYRYKGDNVFQTVQKDFNTYKEIYNQILWAIDPKAEIIHISKDYGQLDFLLALNSMDRKIFSYIENGSVRPMLQNSFITNKHKNLIFENTLETTLEHKGNTLILNTNQLSEEHIRTVLNNTINLVILIKESRNLYAETVSKLGFESIQEHENLVICKRKEIIKQNT from the coding sequence ATGCATAATTTTTTCTACAACACATATCAATATTTTGTATCCCGAAAATGGCTTGGTCTTGGCATTTTAGTAATAGTGTTTGCTAGCTTAATATTCGTGGCTTCAAAGATTCAATTTGAAGAAGATATTAATAAACTTATTCCAACCAATAAGGACAATGAAGAATTTCAAAAAGTTCTTAAAAACGTCAATTTCACGGATAAAATCATCGTTAATATTACGAAAGAAAATGATGCTTCAGTTGACGATTTAACAAACTATGCATCGCAATTTATTGACAGTATTAATCAATCCTCCAGCAAATATATAGAGAAGATTCAAGGCAGGGTAAATTCGGATGACATTCAAGGAACTGCCAATTTCATTTATCAGTATCTACCATTATTTTTAGATGAAAGCGATTATGAAACTATTGCCAATAAAATTGAAAAGGACAGCATTGAAGCCACGACCTTAAAGAATTATAAAACCTTGATATCGCCTTCTGGTCTTATTGCCAAGGATTTTATTTTGAAAGACCCACTGGGATTATCATTTATTGCCTTAAAAAAACTGCGAGAGTTAAATTTTGGCGACAGTTTCACATTACAAAATGGCTTTTTGGTCAGTAAAGACGAGCAACATATCCTATTATTTATCACGCCTGCTTTAGAGACCAATGAAACTGCGGAAAACAGCCTTTTTGTTGAAGAGCTTTATGCCACAAATGCTAAACTTAACGAAAGCTTCAAGGGTAAAGTGAGCAGCGAATATTTTGGTGGGACTTTAATTGCAGTTGCCAATGCCAATCAAATAAAAAGTGATATTCAGGTGACCATTAGTATTGCTTTGTCCATACTATTACTCATATTTATTTTCTTCTATAGAAAACTAACGGTTCCCATCATATTGTTTGTACCCACTATTTTTGGTGGCCTTTTGGCCATCGTCATTCTTTTTTTAATTCGGGAAAAAATATCAGCCATTTCGTTAGGTATTGGTTCAATTTTATTGGGCGTCACACTCGATTATTCCTTGCACATTCTAACACACATTAGAAGCAACAATAATGTTAAGAATTTGTATAAAGAAATTGCAAAGCCCATTCTAATGAGTAGCACAACAACAGCTTTGGCGTTTTTGTGCTTGTTATTTATTAATTCACAATCTTTGCAGGACTTGGGCATTTTTGCTGCCATTAGTGTTATGGGAGCTTCGTTTTTTGCCTTGTTTTTTATTCCGCAGGTTTATAAAGACCAATCCCAAAAAGTTAGTAAAACGACGGTTTTCGATAAAATTGCGGCTTATAATATTCACCAAAATAAATGGGTTGTTATTGTACTTGTGGTTTTTTTCGTTGGAAGTTTATTCACATACAATAAAGTTATTTTTAATAAGGATTTAAGTCAACTGAATTATTATCCTAAAGATTTAAGAACAGCAGAACTACGTTTGGACAATTTGATTAACAGCACATCGAAATCCATTTATATTGCGGCTTATGGCAATTCTGAGGAAAGTACTTTAGAAGTTAATGACCAAATTTTGGAAAAGCTAGATAGCCTAAAAGCAGAAAATAAACTTATCAACTTCAGTTCCATTGGGACGTTTGTACATTCCAAAAAACAACAAATCCAACAGATTGAAAAATGGCATTCATTTTGGGATGCCAAAACCATTCAAAATACCAAAGACAACCTTATAGAAAGTGGCACAACTTTAGGTTTTAAACCCGAAACCTTCAAAAACTTTTACGCCCTTTTACATACGAATTTTGAACCGATAGCAATTGAAGACTACAAAGCCATACACACATTTTCTGTTGACGATTATATTGCCACAAAAGACAATTATACCACTATTACCACTTTAGTAAAAGTTGAAGATGGCGATGCTGTAATGGCGGCTTTTAAAAATGCAGCTCAAACTTTAGTGATTGACAGAAAACAAATGAACGAAACATTTTTGGGCAACCTAAAAACCGATTTCAATAGCTTAATTGGCTATTCGTTAGTTGTGGTTATTGTGCTTTTAATACTGTTTTACAAAAGCTTTTCATTAACCTTGGTCACGGGAATTCCAATATGTTTGACATGGTTATTGACCGTTGGTATCATGGGATTATTTCATTTGGAATTCAATATTTTCAATATTATCATCTCAACCTTTATATTTGGTTTGGGCATTGATTATAGCATTTTTGTAACTAACGGACTGCTTCATGAATACAAAACCGGCGAAGAATCACTGGCTACGCATAAAACCTCTATTTTACTTTCAGTTATCACAACTATTTTAGGCGTCGGCGTATTGGTTTTTGCAAAACATCCAGCTTTATATTCCATTTCCATAGTGTGCTTAATCGGTATTTTATCTGCCGTTCTTATTGCATTTACTATTCAGCCTTTGCTATTTAAATTGTTTATTGGTAGTAGGACTAAACGGCCCATATCATTTCGATTATTGATACACTCTATTCTGTCGTTTGGTTATTTTGGTTCTGGAGGACTTTTCATCTCCTTGATTAGTGCCACATTATTGAAAATAATTCCTGTTAGCAAAAAGGTAAAAATGAGATGGTTTCATAAAGCTGTTTCTAAATTCATGAAATCGGTGCTTTACACGAATCCATTCCTAAAGAAGACCGTTCTAAATCCTACCAACGAAACGTTTGAAAAACCAGCTTTAATAATTTCCAATCACACCTCGTTTTTAGACATTTTAGCTGTTGGAATGCTTCATCCGAAAATTATATTCTTGGTAAACGATTGGGTGTACAATTCGCCTGTGTTTGGCAAAGCAGTGCAAGCAGCCGGTTTTTATCCGGTCTCGAGTGGTATTGAAAACGGCGTATCCCATTTGCAGGAAAAAATAAATCAAGGTTATACATTAATGGTTTTTCCTGAAGGCACAAGATCCACAACTAACAAAATGAAACGGTTTCATAAAGGGGCTTTTTATGTTGCCGAACAATTAAATTTAGATATTATCCCCATCTTAATCCATGGTAATTCGGAAATTAACCCGAAAGGAAGTGCGCTCATTAGAAACGGAAACCTGACTTTAAAAATATTAGATAGAATTCCTATTGATAATAAGAGTTATGGCGACACCTATAAACAACGCACAAAAAATATAAGTGCCCATTTTAAACACGAATTTATGAAGTTTCGCGAAGCAGTAGAATCTGACATTTATTTTCGCGATAATCTTTTCGACGAATATCGATACAAAGGCGACAATGTTTTCCAAACCGTTCAGAAAGACTTCAACACGTATAAGGAGATTTACAACCAAATTTTATGGGCAATTGACCCAAAGGCCGAAATCATTCATATATCGAAGGATTATGGGCAATTGGATTTTCTTTTGGCCTTAAACTCTATGGATAGAAAAATATTTTCTTATATTGAAAACGGTTCTGTCAGACCAATGCTTCAAAATAGTTTTATTACAAATAAGCACAAAAACCTTATTTTTGAAAATACACTAGAGACCACATTAGAACACAAGGGAAACACTCTAATTCTAAACACAAACCAATTATCTGAAGAGCACATAAGAACGGTTTTGAATAACACCATTAATCTTGTAATTTTGATAAAAGAAAGTCGAAATTTGTATGCTGAAACAGTTTCCAAATTAGGATTTGAGTCTATTCAAGAGCATGAAAATCTTGTTATTTGCAAACGAAAAGAGATAATAAAACAAAACACATGA